AAATGRGCCACTTCAAATARGTTCATTGCTCCRGCCCAGAATACGATTAATCCGGCATGGGCTACATGAGCTCCCAAAAGTTTACCAGATAAATTGATAAGTCGGGCATTCCCGGCCCACCAAGCGAAACCGGTGGTTTCTTGGTCACGACCAGCTAAAGCTAAAGTTCCATTAAAGAGCGTTTCCACGTGGTAGAACCTCCTCAGGGAATATAAGGTTTTCATGAGGCTGATCTTGAGCCGCCATCCAAG
This genomic window from Marinifilum sp. JC120 contains:
- a CDS encoding photosystem II protein D2, whose amino-acid sequence is WMAAQDQPHENLIFPEEVLPRGNAL